In Rhinolophus sinicus isolate RSC01 linkage group LG01, ASM3656204v1, whole genome shotgun sequence, the genomic stretch actgttCAGTGCTTAATTTTTTCAACCTAACGGATTCAGGATTTCTAAACATAAGCTTATAATTAAAAACCCACAATAATTGATCCAATTCAGAACTTACTGTGAGCACAGCAGGTCAGCAACAAGTTTATTATTAGGCTTGCAAGGTAACAGGATAGTGCATGGTAAGTGTTTGGGCCAACTTTCCTGGAGTTCCTTTCCACTGGCTTCTGCTGTTAAATTTCCCTCCTGGTATTTGCAATGGTTTGCCATGGTGGGTTGGTTTGTTATTATGAAGcatggggtgaggtgggggaaaagcaaagcaaaataaggAACATGGCGTGAATGCAGGCTCCGTTTGGAGCCTTGTTACAGAAACTCGGGGCAGTTCACCTGATCTGTGATAGTCATTTGCTCAATGTCAATGTTATTAGAGGTCAGGATATCTTTTAGGTAGGTCATTGTTTCTGGAGGGAGATAAGGGTTTCTTCCCAAGATCCAAACATGATCTACGTGAAACAGCCAGATGATTGTGGTACAGGAGTACACGAGGGCGTAGTTCTCGTAATCCGTGGCCAGGACCCAGTATGGAGCCGAAGGCATCACTGAGAACCAGAAGAGGGCAGTATTAGGAGGAACCGGTGCAAGAGAAACATTTTCCAGTGCCCAGAAGCCAGGCTCTGGTGTCCTGGTTCTTCTAGATCAGTGTTTTTTAATTCTGGCTTCACGTGGGAATCGTATGGGAGCTTTGAAAAATACTAGCCCTCCTCCACCCCCGCTCCTGGTATCAGGTGGTTGGTACCATTAAAAGCTCCccagtgattctaatgtgtagccagaGTTCAGAGCTAACATTCTGGATCCTCCCTGACAGGACAGGCTGGTCTCTGCAAGCCCATAGGAACTGGGGGGTTTGGCTGGATCCTCTAGACTGACAGGCTGCCTTAGCACTCGTGCATATGGAGCTTCACTTAGCTAAGTGGAGTTAAGAATGTAAGGTCAGGGGCCTCAGGCTTTCTGAGTCCGTACCACCCAGCTTACTCTAGAAATTGAccaagggaggaggcaggggatAACATTGgtttgtctgttttccttccGGCCTGCCCTTCAGAAAGTCCTTCCAGTTCTAAGAATATGGCAAATCATGTGGTAACAGGTTATGAGCTTTTCCTTACAAATGACCTATGACAAGTCATTGATTGATATCTGTGCAGCACTGAAAGCCCAAGATTAAAGGGGTTCTTAAGAGGATTTGCCCTCTCCTTCTGGATCCAGAAACTTCCTGTAGGAATTTGATCTACACAGCCAAGCTCCAAGCCAAGGAAAATTCATAGCACAGTTAAGCAGAAGATGGACCCACATGGGAGAAAGATGTATGCTGACCCCATAAGAACAATAGACACGGACACATTTGCAGTCCTGGATGATTTGTTTTCCTGGGTTTTCAGCATTCCCcgcccgccccccccgcccccccccgccccccaccccatgttcAAAACTAATCCCAGTGTTTGCCAAGTCAAACCACAGCACAGCACTCGTGAATGACCGTGTGAAGCTGCTAGACAAAGGAGGCAGTGTGTGAGTGGTTAGTGCTTGGCTGAGGGTCAAGGACCTAGCTGGTTATCAGGACCACACAGGAGGACTAGTCCAGATGACCACCCACCAAGGTCCTTCCGGCTTTCTACCTGTTCATAACTATGAGACAGAAGGACACGTAGAGGACATCTGGACAGGAGCCTGGACGAGGCTGTAGGGCCTCAACTAAGTATTGTTTCTGACTTACTTTTTCTAGCACTGTTGGTGCCACCTGCCTGGCTCACTCATAAGAGCATATATTCATCATATATCTGCTATTGTTGAAATTCAACTGCTTTGTGTGTGCCCAGCTGGACTGAGAGCTCTTCAGCCCGGAGTGATTTGGCGAAAATACGTCTTCCACCTCTTCCCGCAGCAGCGTTGTGCCCCACTTGCACACCCTCAGGCAGGCACATTCTGCTTTCCTCCCACAGAGTCTAGCACTCAAGCATAAATTTGCTCAGATATTTGCTCGTAGTAAAGAAAACTTCCATGTCTCTTTATTAGAAAACTTTGACAGTCTCCTATTGCTTATGGAAGGACTTTCAAACTCTCTGGTGTCTTATCTTCCACTCCATGGACCCTCCTTTGCTCTAGGGTTTTTCTCTAGACCTTTTCTCATGCCATTCCGTCCACTTGGAACGCCCTTTCCCATAATCTCCCATATCCTCTGCAAAATCCAGTGCAAACATCTGATCCCTACAACCACAAtaaatctcttccttctctgtttcccCAGCCAACAGCTCTGGCCTCTCCTTTAGCTCCTGCTGCAGGCTTCCTAAGAAGGTTGTGCACATAATATTTTACCTTCACTCCCATCCCCATCTTCACTGAGAGTTTGGAGACCTGGGTTTTAGTCCCAACTCTGCCTCTAATTAGTCCAGTGACCTTGCCTACGTCACCTAGCTTTTCTGCACTTCCACTTTCTTATTTGTGGAAATAACAAGAGACCTGTACAAAGCCTTTTCCAGCTTATAGAATATGTGTTATCTAGTTTATCTTCACAGGACTGGGTGTAGATGTGAAGTTAGTTGCCCATAGTCATATGTGTGGGAGGAACTGTTTTCTCCTCATCCCAGCATTCCTATCTAGGTCAAGAAAATAAGAACTTCCTCTTTGTCCCATTCTAGGTCCTTGATTGGTCAGGGGATGGAAGAGAGTAGTGTGATTCCTCTTGCAGCTGGTGATTTCAGTGTTGGCCGCACAGGTGGGGAGAGGCCCTCCCAAGCACTTTTGGCATTAGAAAGCTTCACAGTTCTGAGCTGAATTCTTTGGTGTGTCTAGATCAGCACTAAAACTAATATGTGGTGCCTTTGCTGTTGCCTGTGTCCATTCCTCACTTAGCCCAGGACTCACAGGGCAAAGGCTTGTGATTAACTATCTCTCAGGGACTTCTACGATGGGGCTGGAAAATGGCcgacagagccaggactcaaacagACCTTCACTCCTGCCACCTCTTGGCTCTaagtttttgtatatgtttgttgTTCTGCTAATAACTACTAATTtttcaggcctcagttttctctggGTAACAAGACTGGATAGGGTCTCCTATtgctccaatctctgcttcctctattgaaacattcactgtagttttgtagtaaaTCGCCTGGGTATTTGTCAGAATCTGCACTGGGATGTAAGCTCCTCAGGGGCAAGGGCCAGCTCTGTCTTCCTCATCACTGCATCTCCAGCACCTACCCCAGTGCCTGGCGTGTAGTAGGTAATCAACAAATAATTATGCATTGAGTCATTATGGATGACACCCAGATGTGACACAAATGCTCCAACCCAGGGCTCTAGCCTTCAGTTTACCTGTCTCTTGTCCCTGAAACTCCAATCCAAGAGAAGTGGATACTTACACCAGAAAAACTTCACTCCCAGCTTGGCGGGCTCTGTGAGGTTGGCCTGGGAGGCTTCACCTTCAATTTGATTCACAGTTCCATCAGATCTGCcatgagttaaaaaataaaataaaataacccgAACACCTTGAAAGCCAAAAACCAATAAAAGGCAAGACTTGTGACACTAACGACCATGGTGGCCAACATTGTGATTTTGGGTTAGAGAGGCTCTTGAAGGCAGGCTAGCCTCTAGTTccattccttcccctttcttctgtgACTGTCTCTGAGACCAAGGAGAAGAAGACAGCCCTGGGGTGATGAGAAGTCGTGATTGCAATGCTCCAGAATTGGATAATATGTTAGACCCTTGCATTTCTACACTGTTGCTTGGACTATAAGCAACGGCCTGCAAGGCTCTGGAGACAGAGggaataaaagagaaggaaatgccAAACAATCAAAACAGCCCAATACACTAAGAATTCACTTCTTTAAAAGtgaatcactttaaaaaatgagaagggaCCAATGGAAAAATACTGACTGACTTGATTactgaaaataatgcaaaacatgGAGTCTGGAGATCTGCAAGCTTTTCtccctctttgggcctcagtgaTCTCATGTGACATCATCTGTCCCGTAAAAGGGTTTATACACCTGAACCCTGAGACACCTTCCCATTCAACAAGCTCCTGATTGAACATGGGAGGTTTTGATGTAGGCCGGGTAAAAGCAGGCAGTGAGCAAAGATTTACCTTATTTTGTGATTCTCGGGTGCATCCAGGTCTCAGAGACATTCAATATAAAGTGTGTATCTTATAATTAATGCCACCTTACActtgtgttatttctttctttgtggtatGTGGTGGTGTGTCTTAAAAGTGATGGTCTTAGGTTGTATGAAATACTTTCACTCTTCTGAAGGGAACTGGCTCCACTTCTGGATAACTCCTGATGACCCCGTGGGCCTGGGGGAGCGGGGAAAGGCCTGGGGATAGAGGCAGTTCAGGGAGGGTATTCAGACATTAGGGTGCTCTCTATGGGAAGCTGGGACAGGAACTGCCTGTTCATCAGTCCTCAAGGGGGCAGACAAACTAAAATTAGAACGTGCCAGAAAGTAGGCTATGGTTTGTGGTAATGGCTGTCCTAGAAACCATACAATAAGCACCAGACAAGGGAGGGTGGGAAATGTATTCTGATGGTCCTGCATGTACTCTGATTGTGCCCTGCTCTATCACCTGGAACTCAGTTAGCCAGGGAAAATGGTCCATTTCTATCTGCATACAGTTGCTTAGCAACAAACCTGTCTCTTTTCCAGGAgcttttctcccttttcattatcatttgtgtTGTGCtccagaacaatttttaaaacacctgTCTCTGGTCATTAACTTGCAATTTGTTCATGAGAAAAATGCATGCATAGTTTCAAGGGTAGCAGCAgattaatagtaatagtaatatttattaaatgattaagtggtctaaatgctttacatgtgttGCCTCACTAATGCTCACAGAGCCTTTTGGGGAAAGGCTATGAGGTGCTATGATTATTGCCGTTTCACTGAGGAGGAAAAGGAGCTGGAGAGGATGATTATAACTAACCTAAGATCATGTTGTTAGAGCCAGAACCAGGATTCGAAACTGGGCAGCCTAACTCCAAAGCCTGAGCCCTTCAGCTCCCGGTCCCATGCTAGCTGCTTTGTTCCTCTAATTCTCTGACACTGGCTAAGCATGTTCTCCTCAGACTCCCTGCTGTGTCGTCCACTCACTCAGCAGTACTCCTGGAAGAAGAGGCTAGACCATTTTCCTGAACTAGCAAACCTTTTTCCATGTGCCCTTGTATCTTAACCAGGTGTGACCCTAGAGGCAGAGAGACCTAACACTCAGGATCCTGGCCAGCTCCGAAGAAGAGGTGGGGAGATCACATAGGTTTGGGGATCTGTATCATTGTCTGACTCTTGGTCTTagaatgggacaaaatatttgaaatgaagtcATTGCAACTTTGGGGCCTACAAAATTCCTGTGAGATGTTCTGGAAAACTGCATCTCAATTCCTGTAGCCCTTCCTGGGACCTGAAATGAGCTGGATTTTTCTTTATAGAGTCCCTCAATATCCTTACTTTGTTTCTGTGGTTTACGTAGACTCAGGGAGTCAACCCACTGTGTTTTGGCTCACAGGAAGCTTGGTGGATAATAGCATGGCCTTAGAAAGCCCCTCTGAGCCTGAGTAACTTCCAGGCTGGCTTACGTGTTTTCTTGGAGTTGAACACAATTTTCAGATCCTGAAGGGAACAGGAAGGACAATCCTTCACTCCCAGCCTTTCTTTTTATCTGTCTTCGGTTCTCTTCCCCATTTCACTCCTCCCTGGGTGGGAATCTCAACTTCGTCACTTATGAACTTTGCGACCCTTGGGCACATTACttctctatacctcagtttcctcacccataaaaATGGGGTTAGTAATAGTACTACTTCAGGGTTGTTATgagattaaatgaatatatatacacacatacccatatatatatgtacatacatatgtatatatgcacatacatgcaGAATAGTGCTTTTCCCATAGGAAATGCTTAATAACTGTTACTGTTGTTTATTGTTGCTCTTATCTTTGTTGATGGAGGGTGGGTAGTTTTCCTGAGGCTTTTTAAagtttgtgtttgcttttcaaaGTGTGAATTTTGGGATCAAATATCAATCTGTGAGAAGCCTTCAGTAATAGAAAAGTACACTTCTGTGGAACATCCTGTTCACATAACCTGGAGTGTGACTACATGTGTATTTGAACCTTACTTAATCAgaaaaggaattttctaatagTTAAAGCTGTCTGGAGATGAAATGAACTGTCATGGAAGGCGATGAGCTCCCAGTTGCTGGAAGTTTCAAGGAATGCTGGATGCTCTCTGTCAGTAGATGATAGAGAAGGGTTTCTCCCTTGGTTTGCAGGTCAGACAACATGGTTCCTGCTGTCCTTTGCTACCAGAGTATCTACTTTGCAGTGAGAAAAGGAAGCCAGCAGTTTGCATTACCTTAGTGGCTCTCACAGGGTCCAATACACAGTAGGGGGTCTGCAAGTGGTTATGGAAATGACTGAGTGACCTCTAGTCCCCACTGTCCTGCCTGACAAAAGCTTTCATCTAAGGACCTGTTATGAGCAGGCCGTCCAGACCCAGCAATGACCGTGTCCTCCCTGACCTAGACTGCAAGGACACCCAGTCACACTAGGACAGCTCTCTGCCGAGCTGGCTCCAGGATGTGTGAAGCTTTTGAAACCACAGCCACTCACCTCAGCTCCTGGTTTATCACTTTGATGTTTCCGTTTTCCATTAGCGAGTAGTTGGCTTGGATGCAGCTTCCCTTCTCAAAGCTCACGGGGATCTTCTCGATTTCATACCATCTTCCAAGATACTGCAGAGACAACAAGCAGAGCAAAACCCTGTGGCTCTCTGGGGACCTGCAAACTCTTCTCCATTGTTGTCTTTCAGAGCAGAGCCCTTTCCTGGGGAAACCAGGCAAAATGGGCTGCATTGTTCCCAGCAGCAACTGAGCAAGATATTGATTCAAATGAGAATAAGTGAATCGGATGTGTGGGCACCGGTTGAATGCCACATTCTATTCCTAAAGTGCTCTTTATTTAGATATGTTCTCAGTGTCCCCTTCAGCCAAAATCTATGAGAAATTCTAAACTCTGTTAAAGGAAGGGATTAGTCTAGGTGATGTAAGGTGCCATCTCAAACATTTTATGATTCTACAGGGCATTTTTGAATCATGTACAAAGCCAGATATGTTCACTTTGGGGAGCTGGGACTCCAGAGTTGGTTAAATTCTCCTCACATGACCCCATGTAGGGAGCTGGGCACAAAGGTTTCTGGTACATGATGAGGATTTAGAAGACCTGTGTCACTCTTCCAATGGCAGCTGGCTCTCAGTTCACAACTGCGGTGCACAGagtcaattttaaaagaagtgtGCAGCTGTGTGGGCGAGGATGGCATCTCCAGCTTCCATACATTACCTGGCATAGGGACCGCACCTGTTTACAACCTTCGTGGTGGGCAATCTGGCAATACCTAGCCAAACTAAAAATACATACACTCTTTggcccagcaatttcacttctgggaatGTATCCTTCAGATAATAAGAAATAATATGTGTATAAGGTTATCTGTTGCAGtactatttataataataaaggacAGGAAAGAGTCTAAGGGAGCATTAGTAGAGGCCTTGGTAAATAAACGATGGCACATCCACGCAGTAGAATGTTATACATGCTCTTTTAAAAGAGCAGTGTGGAATTATTTCCAAGATATCTTTAACGAAAAAAATCAGGTGCAAATAATGTACATATTAAGCTACCTTTCAtgtaaaaattagagaaaatatgatttgtattgatgctataacaaattaccacaagcttaAGACAACACAAATTTACTTTGTTATAGTTCCacaggtcagaagtctgacacaggTCTCACTatgctaaaatcaagatgttggcagggctaTTATCCTTTCCagaggctctagaggagaatctTTGTCTTGCTTTTTCCAGGTTCTAGagtctcagtttctctatctgtatAAGAAGAATGCaatgtttaaaaagaatcctGGGAAAGATGAAGTAtaactgtctctatttgcagatgacatgattttgtacacagaaaatcctaaggcatctatacacacaaaaaatctattagaactaataaatgaattca encodes the following:
- the APOD gene encoding apolipoprotein D, coding for MVTALLLLSALAGLLGGAEGQAFHLGKCPAPPVQENFDINKYLGRWYEIEKIPVSFEKGSCIQANYSLMENGNIKVINQELRSDGTVNQIEGEASQANLTEPAKLGVKFFWLMPSAPYWVLATDYENYALVYSCTTIIWLFHVDHVWILGRNPYLPPETMTYLKDILTSNNIDIEQMTITDQVNCPEFL